The proteins below come from a single Cricetulus griseus strain 17A/GY chromosome 6, alternate assembly CriGri-PICRH-1.0, whole genome shotgun sequence genomic window:
- the LOC113836331 gene encoding LOW QUALITY PROTEIN: insulinoma-associated protein 1-like (The sequence of the model RefSeq protein was modified relative to this genomic sequence to represent the inferred CDS: inserted 2 bases in 2 codons) produces the protein MDGPIWRLRAPRRRYTKPRHVRLPIEEQQTVKGGPRAAHFGNPEAAHPAPLYSPTRPVSREHEKHKYFERSFNLGSPVSAESFPTPAALLAGGGGGANGAGGSGTCGGDALLFAPAELKMGTAFSAGAEAARGPGPGPPLSPAAALRPPGKRPAPPATLAAEPPAKAAKAPSAKKPKAIRKLHFEDEVTTSPVLGLKIKEGPVEAPRGRAGGATRPLGEFICQLCKEEYADPFALAQHKCSRIVRVEYRCPECAKVFSCPANLASHRRWHKPRPAPAATRAPEPEAATRAEARDTAGGGSDRDTPSPGGVSESGSEDGLYECHHCAKKFRRQAYLRKHLLAHHQALQAKGAAPPPPPPPAATASSPEDILAFYAGSDDKSPQEAVGDGEAAGVLGLSAAAECHLCPVCGXTFPSKGAQERHLCLLHAAQVFPCKYCPATFYSSPGLTRHINKCXPSENRQVILLQVPPPAC, from the exons ATGGACGGGCCCATTTGGCGGCTCCGCGCCCCCCGGAGGAGATACACAAAGCCCAGGCACGTGCGCCTCCCCATAGAGGAGCAGCAGACCGTGAAGGGAG GCCCGCGGGCCGCGCACTTCGGCAACCCCGAGGCTGCTCACCCCGCACCTCTCTACAGTCCCACGCGGCCGGTGAGCCGCGAGCACGAGAAGCACAAGTACTTCGAGCGCAGCTTCAACCTCGGCTCGCCGGTGTCAGCCGAATCCTTCCCTACGCCCGCCGCGTTGCTCGCAGGGGGAGGCGGCGGCGCCAACGGCGCTGGCGGAAGCGGCACCTGCGGCGGAGATGCGCTACTTTTCGCGCCCGCTGAGCTCAAGATGGGCACCGCGTTCTCCGCCGGCGCCGAGGCGGCCCGGGGTCCCGGGCCCGGTCCCCCACTATCCCCCGCAGCTGCCCTGCGGCCCCCGGGCAAGCGGCCCGCGCCCCCGGCCACACTCGCTGCGGAGCCACCTGCCAAGGCAGCCAAGGCCCCGAGCGCCAAAAAGCCTAAGGCCATCCGCAAGCTGCACTTCGAAGATGAGGTGACCACGTCGCCGGTGCTGGGGCTCAAGATCAAGGAGGGCCCGGTGGAGGCGCCGCGGGGCCGCGCGGGGGGCGCAACCCGGCCGCTGGGCGAGTTCATCTGCCAGCTGTGCAAGGAGGAGTACGCCGACCCGTTCGCGCTGGCGCAGCACAAGTGCTCGCGCATCGTGCGCGTGGAGTACCGCTGCCCCGAGTGCGCCAAGGTCTTCAGCTGCCCGGCCAACCTGGCCTCGCACCGCCGCTGGCACAAACCACGGCCCGCGCCTGCCGCGACCCGTGCGCCGGAGCCGGAAGCCGCCACCAGGGCCGAGGCGCGCGACACTGCGGGCGGCGGCAGCGATCGGGACACGCCGAGCCCTGGCGGCGTATCCGAGTCTGGCTCCGAGGACGGGCTCTACGAGTGCCACCACTGCGCCAAGAAGTTCCGTCGCCAGGCCTATCTGCGCAAGCACCTGCTGGCACATCACCAGGCGCTGCAGGCCAAAGGCGCagcgccgccgccgccgccgccgccggcCGCCACCGCCTCCTCCCCCGAGGACATACTAGCTTTCTACGCGGGGTCCGACGACAAGTCGCCCCAGGAGGCTGTGGGCGACGGCGAGGCGGCCGGCGTCCTGGGGCTGAGTGCGGCCGCCGAGTGCCACCTGTGCCCAGTGTGCG GGACCTTCCCCAGCAAGGGCGCCCAGGAGCGCCACCTGTGCCTGCTGCACGCTGCCCAGGTGTTCCCCTGCAAGTACTGCCCGGCCACCTTCTACAGCTCCCCGGGTCTTACGCGGCACATCAACAAGT CCCCATCTGAGAATAGACAGGTGATCCTCCTTCAGGTGCCCCCGCCTGCCTGCTAG